Genomic window (Rosa chinensis cultivar Old Blush chromosome 6, RchiOBHm-V2, whole genome shotgun sequence):
AGCTTAGCTCTAACCCAGCACTACTACTCCACAGTTATTTCATCCTCCTCAAATTAATCACCACATAACCAAGTCTCTCCCTATAGCTCCGAGTCCATCTCCAGTTTATTAACGAGATGGCTGACCGGAGAGCTGAAGAAAATGTCGTCTCCGGCCAACCCATCCAGAAAACCATTGCAGATTTCGATCCCGCTCCCAAACCCAAGAGAAACAAGTTCGCTTTTGCTTGTGCTATGTTGGCTTCCATGACTTCTATCCTACTCGGTTATGGTAAGTAATCGTTTatgtttctttcattttgaaaTATGATATTCGGGGAGGAGAGACCTGAACTCGAGATATCTTGAGAACTGTGTTGTCTTTATATAGATACACACATACACGCACATACATATGCATGTGGTGGTTAAGTTTTTTGTGTTATCTACAGATATTGGTGTAATGAGTGGAGCGGTGATCTTCATCCAAGACGACCTCCATGTCTCCGACGGGCAGATCGAAGTTCTAGTCGGAATTCTGAATCTCTACTCCCTCATCGGCTCCGCTGCCGCCGGCAGGACGTCCGACTGGATTGGACGTCGGTATACCATAGTCTTCGCCGGAGCCATCTTCTTCGCCGGAGCTCTTCTCATGGGCTTCGCCACCAACTATTCCTTCCTCATGTTTGGGAGGTTTGTTGCCGGAATCGGCGTTGGTTATGCCCTCATGATTGCTCCTGTCTACACCGCGGAAGTTTCTCCGGCGTCGTCTCGTGGTTTCCTCACGTCTTTCCCTGAGGTAGGTTTGTTCGTTTGTTTCTGGCTTGTTAGTTAAAATCTTTGAAGCACTTATCAAGAAAGCTTTAGAATATGCTCTTGGATTTTACCCACAAAGCACCAAAGTCCAAAGGCAACACCCATCCTTTCTCTGAGTTTTGGTCTTTTGGTTATGGTTGGAACTTTTCTGACAATATTGAAAAACCGTTTATTTTCAACTCACCACTTTtgttctcctcttttttttttttatcgaaatgAAATTTACCAAACTCAATCAAGAGAGTACAAATCAGGCCAATAAACTCTCCTTTTGGCCTCTAAAACAATTAATTTGCTTTTAACAAATCATATAGCCAAAAGGACCTACATCCTTACTGTTCATAGATTGAACCATCTTCAATAAGTTCCTTTCCAGACCATGAGCTACTGGGATAGTTTTTTTGCGCACATGATTCCAAGTCACAAATTCAAACTCCCGCAACAGAGATCGGACTCCATCCAAAACAAGCCCAATTGAATATTATGCAAAGAATTTATAGTTGTTGGCTAACATATTTCGTAAGCAATTGAATATTATGTATAAAActtttttggatttgttttacaAAATTTATCTACACATCATTATGGCCTATTTGACTAGTAAATTGCCTCAcatcatttaataaataaatttgataTACAAATTCAGAATACTTATCAAATTCTTATTGGTCGAGTTGAGTTTGttgtcttgtttttttttctttttctgaatagctcggtttttttttccccccttCCTTGGAGGCAAACTATGCCCACGAAGTTGGGAAAAATTTTTTGGTTATCATACttacctcattttttttttatgctttcATCTCTAATAaagtacttttttctttttttctttttttctttttgagaacATAATAAAGTACTAACCGATGTTTGGTTGTTTGAAACTTTGAGCAGGTGTTTATCAATGCCGGAATCTTATTGGGGTACATATCCAACTGGGCATTCTCCAAGCTCGCACTTAACCTAGGCTGGCGTCTCATGCTCGGCGTCGGTGCAATACCCTCCGTCTTCCTCGCCCTCGGCGTCTTAGCCATGCCGGAATCCCCTCGCTGGCTCGTCATGCAGGGCCGTCTTGGCGACGCCAAGAGAGTCCTCGACCGAACTTCAGACTCCATGGAAGAGTCCAAACTCCGACTCGCCGACATCAAAGAAGCCGCCGGAATCCCCGAGCACTGCAACGAGGACGTCGTTCAAGTCCCAAAACGCAGCCACGGTGAAGACGTCTGGAAAGAGCTCATACTCCGCCCAACCCCCGCCGTCCGTCACATTCTCATCGCCGCCGTCGGTATACACTTCTTCCAACAAGCCTCGGGCATCGACGCCGTCGTTTTGTACAGCCCGAGAATCTTCAAAAAGGCCGGAATAAAGTCCAAGACCAAACTCCTCCTCGCCACCATAGCCGTCGGATCCGTCAAGACAGTCTTCATCCTCGTCGCAACGTTTCTTCTGGACAGGATAGGACGCCGTCCTTTGCTTCTTACCAGCGTAGCAGGGATGATAGCCTCACTTGGTTGTCTCGGTTTCAGCCTCACCATCATCGAACACAGCGACGAGAAGATCATGTGGGCCATTGTTCTCTCCATCAGTATGGTCTTATTCTACGTGGCGTTCTTCTCCATCGGAATGGGCCCCATCACGTGGGTCTACAGCTCCGAGATCTTCCCGTTAAAGCTACGAGCTCAGGGGTGTAGCATTGGAGTCGCCGTCAACAGAGTCGTCAGTGGAGTACTCTCAATGACTTTTTTATCCCTGTACAAGGCCATAACTATTGGCGGAGCCTTCTTTCTTTTCGCCGGAATTGCGACGGTTGGCTGGGTGTTCTTCTATACAATGCTGCCGGAGACACGGGGGAGAACCCTTGAAGATATGGAGGTTCTTTTTGGGAAGTTCCACAAGTGGAAAGAGGCCAATGCTCTGCTCAAGAATAAGCGTGCCAATCCTAATAGTAACGAGAACAACACCGGCAACGGTGGTCAGGTTCAGTTAGGAACAAAAGGGCAAGATTAGGGTTGGTgatgacaatatatatatagtagagTAGAAGAAGCTCAACCCATAGTCTGAAAATTTTTGTATGCGTGCGGATTATATATAACCGGCACATACAAAAGCTTATCAGAAGGCAAATGGTATAAGAATGGTTGATGGCTCGGCCCCTTCAAGGAGAAAAATCAAATGCAATGATGAAAACAAAGTTTTATATGTGTATTCATTGTACAAGGTTGTGCTTGACATTTGCTTACCATTtgtaggttttttattttttcctcttttgGTGACTCGTGAGACTGTATTTCAGAAACTAGAAATAATAGTAGTCATGAGTGAATTATCATGAATGTGTGTTCAGATCATGAATGAATTATCAATTTTTAactagtaacaaaaaaaaaattatcaatttcttAACTAATGTCTCTAAGATCTGGAAAAAAATTTGTATCGACCTAAATATTTGACAACGCGATTATATAGATTCCAAATTGAGTGTTTATTATACCTCTGAACCCAAAAGTACAATTATGGATACTGTTTGTGATAAAGTTCTTAATACGCCATTAACTGTATGTATAATTTAGgtccagaaaataaagaaatagtGAGGCAATGTTAATATTTGCATTCAAAACATTCTAAAGAACCAAATACAACGATCCAATAATTGGGAAGGGAAGGCTGTGATGAATGAAAGGCTCCTGTACATGAATGAAAAGGAACCTGCATTTAATAGTGCCATTCATGCTTTTGTCCATGATAGTTCCTTTAATGTTGATGGCGATTATTAACTCACTGTCAGCTAGGGGCAGCCCATGGGCCCAGGGCCTTACGGGCTTTTTAGGGTCGGGTCGGGCAAGGCTTTTTTGGGTGGGCAGGGCCGagcccattatatttatatgtcatattattttgttaaaaaaaatacaaaaaacaatgaaaaaatgatgatacgttaatgattgaacaaaataaaatacaaaattaaaaaaatatatggcctaatgcaataattagttcaatataactacataaaaatatattaatacaaaaattgaatgggtTTTCGGGCGGGCTTTAATGGGCatataacgggccgggccgcgggccgggctttgaaccctccgcCCTAGCCCTGCCTCGTGCCCAATGGGCAAGGTCGAGATGGGCTTtgttgcgggccgggccgggcgggagcccatgggcttttaggtccgcgggccaaatgatgacccatACTGTCAGCCTTTTCACACCCCCTTTaaatttttaataatattttatcCCAAATCTTTTTGTACTTTTCGCTGGTgtgggtgggggggggggggggggggggagggggggggagagagtgaaatttgcacacccaagACGACCTCCATCCAGATATCGGTGTAATGAGTGGAGCGGTGATCTTCATCCAAGACGACCTTCATGTCTCCGACGTGCAGATCGAAGTTCTAGTCGGAATTTTGAATCTCTACTCCCTCATCGGTTCCGCCGCCGCCGGCAGGACGTCCGACTGGATTGGACGTCGGTATACCATAGTCCTCGCCGAAGCCATCTTCTTCGCCGGAGCTCTTCTCATGGGCTTCGCCACCAACTACTCCTTCCTCATGTTTGGGAGATTTGTTGTTGGAATCGGCGTCGGTTATGCCCTCATGATTGCTCCTGTCTACACCGCCGAAGTCTCTCCGGCGTCGTCTCGTGGTTTCCTCACGTCTTTCCCTGAGGTAGGTTGGttggtttttttgtttctgCCTTTCTGGCTTGTTAGTTAAATTATAATCTTTGAAGCACTTATCAAGAGAGCTTTAGAATATGCTCTTGGATTTTATCCAACAAAGCACCAAAGTCCAAGGCAACACAACCCTTTCTTCGAGTTTTGGTCATTTGGATAttgttggaagttggaactCGTTTACTTTCAGCTCAccactttttgttatttttagtGAAGActttagggcatctccaacagactagctaaattcaatttttagctatatataactatttttaaaacaaaaatcaactccaacagactagctatacccaagttaaatttaactttagctaaaatggctagctatatttagctagagaatctTGTATAgttaaagcaaaagttatatttatctctcctcttttgtccacatgtcagtttataatttgataaaatttagtatattatttacaaatagcTACTACTGCTGGAGCAAcatggattcaaatttgctcaccacttttattttgtggtgatatcaccaccctattaaaacttgTCACATCATATAAAATCaattgaatacttaaaatataattttttaataaaacatcataatTACCTATAATTGTGTTTTATGACACATGTCAGTTTCTTATTGggtggtggtatcaccatcaaagtattggtggtgagcaaatttgaatccgagcaacattgttaaatcaatagctatatttcacatctttaactaaatttaactaaaaagtaattggtactgttggagatgctttaAAGAGTTAATTAGGTAAATATTTGGTAAGCCATTGAATATTAAATAGAAACCTTTTTTCGGTTTGGTTTTACAAAATTGTAATTGCATTACATATGCCCAGACACAAATACAGAATATTTATCTTGAGTTGAGTTTGTTGTCGACCCATGCCAAGATTTTGATCCACTTTTTTGGGCTTCTTTGTAAGTCAATTCTTCTCGTTCGCTTAGACTTGCTCTATCTATGCCCACGAAGTTGGGAAAAACGTTTTGGTTATCAAACTcacctcaattttttttttgtttaatggtTTCATCTCTAATAAAgtactaagagcaagttcatccgttgggtcaccaggtcacccactattcactgctttttagtgttaatttcatcctctgggtcacgagcacagtgtatttcgtgccctgggtcaacctgtacagtgttctgggtcaccatggtgacctgcacagtgtatttcgtgccttGGGTCAcaggcacagtgtatttcgtgacccagagaatgaaaaatatacactaaaaagcagtgaatagtaggtgacccggtgacccaacgggtgaacttactCTAACCGAGTAACTGGTGTCTGgttgtttgaaactttgaacagATGTTTATCAATGCCGGAATCTTATTGGGGTACATATCCAAGTATCCAACTGGGCCTTTTCCAAGCTCGCGCTTAAACTAGGCTGGCGTCTCATGCTCGACGTCGGTGCAATCCCCTCCGTCTTCCTTGCCCTCGGCGTCTTAGCCATGCCGGAATCCCCTCGCTGGCTCGTCATGCAAGGCCGCCTCGGCGACGCCAAGAAAGTCCTCGACCGAACCTCAGACTCCATGGAAGAGTCCAAACTCCGACTCACCGACATCAAAGAGGCCACCGGAATCCTCAAACACTGCAACGACGACGTCGTTCAAGTCCCAAAACGCAGCCACGGAGAAGACGTCTGGAAAGAGCTCATCCTCCGCCCCACCCCCGCCGTCCGTCACATTCTCATCACTGCCGTCGGTATACACTTCTTCCAACAAGCCTCCGGCATCGACGCCGTCCTTTTGTACAGCCCGAGAATCTTCAAAAAGGCCGGAATAAAGTTCAAGACCAAACTCCTTATCGCCACCATAGCCGTCGGATCCGTTAAGACTCTCTTCATCCTCGTCGCAACGTTTCTCCTGGACAGGATAGGACGCTGTCCTTTGCTTCTCAGCAGCGTAGCAGGGATGATAGCCTCACTCGGCTGTCTCGGTTTCGGCCTCACCATCATCGACCACAGCGACGAGAAGATCATGTGGGCCATTGTTCTCTGCATCAGCATGGTCTTATTCTACGTAGCGTTCTTCTCCATCAGAATGGGCCCCATCACTTGGGTCTACAGCTCCGAGATCTTCCCGTTAAAGCTACGCGCCCAGGGGTGTAGTATCGGAGTCACCGTCAACAGAGTCGTGAGTGGAATCCTCTCAATGACTTTTATATCCCTGTACAAGGCCATAACTATCGGCGGAGCCTTCTTTCTTTTCGCCAGAATTGCGACAGTTGGCTGGGTGTTCTTATACACAATGCTGCCGGAGACACGGGGGAGAACCCTTGAAGATATGGAGGTTCTTTTTGGGAAGTTCCACAAGTGGAAAGAGGCCAATGCTCTGCTCAAGAATAAGCGTGCCAATCCTAATAGTAACGAGAACGACACCGGCAACGGTGGTCAGGttcagtatatatatatatatatatatatatatatatatatatatatatacgggcgAGTTCtagagaggacgtccgcactttcgctaaagtgcggacggcgacgcAGCCGGCTGTTCCAGGCAGCGACGGCGGCGTGGAGCTTGCCAGACGGAGGCCAGAGGCTTCCCAGACGCGTCTGGACAGCGATTGAAGTCGGAGCAGGTCGGGTTGTAGGTTTCTGGGCGGCGacccgacctgcaactgcaacCGGACATGCAGCGCTGCAACCTCGTCTccggcgactccacccgacTGCAGACAGGTCCGTCCGACCCCTGGCCTCCGTCCGGCATGCTCCGCCGCTCCTTCGCGCCCCGAGCCGAGCTGCTGcatcgccgtccgcactttagcgaaagtgcggacgtccgctctcgatcctctccgtatatatatatatatatatatatatatatatatatatatatatatatatatatatatatatatatatatatatatatatatatatattagtagagaagaagaagctcaacCTTTCGTCTGAAAATCTTTGTATGCGTGCGGATTATATGCAACCGGCACATACAAAAGCTTAAATTTTTATCAGAAGGAAAATGGTACAAGAATGGTTCATGGCTCGGCCCTTACGAGGAGAAATATCAAATgcaatgaagaaaacaaagttttaCATGCGTATTCATTGTACAAGGTCGTGCTTGACATTTGCTTACCAtttgtagttttttttattttttcctcttttgGTGACTCGTGAGACTGTATCTCAGAAACTAGCAATAATAGTAGTCATGAATGAATTATCATGAATGTGTGTTCAGATCATGAATGAATATTATCAATTTTTAACTTgtaaccgaaaaaaaaaattatcaattttttaACTAATGTCTCTAAGATCGGGACAAAAATTTGTATGGACCTAAATATTTGATaactgttttagagaaactgaatttgagaggaatttgctatgtattctcattgataataggggcctctttatatagaggattacaatacatagaatctcaatcgtacaaggaaagtaatcgtacattgaataggaatctagatccttctaatttaaccctattaccactaggtcaagtaacccagagtttgggctaaacacaaatatagatatccttaaacactcccccttgtgttgtccaaaagtggtgcttctctcgttgcctcgttaaaaaccttgccgagtaacaaaaacccagtgggacaaaaataacctcggtcgaaggggaaaaagagcacaacacacccttcacgtttcaagctgaacatgtagacatctcccctgatgtctgcgcctccccttgatgactacaatcatgggagttcagataatttccgcaagccaattctcgccacatgtttctcgaacgtggatttgggcaatgacttagtaaacaagtctgcctcattgtcctcagatcgaacttggtttactttgatcttgaggagcttctgttgttgttgattgtagaagaatttaggtgatatatgcttggtgttgtcgcctttgatgtagccttgcttcatttgttcaatgcaagcagcattatcctcataaatgctcgttggctcatctgtgatagacttcaaaccacaattacttcgaatatgcgtaactatggatcgaagccatatacattcacgaactgcttcgtgaagagcaataatctctgcatgattcgaagaggtggcgactaaggtctgctttgtagacctccaagatatcgcggtttttcccatggtgaaaacataaccagtttgggagcgacctttgtgtgggtcagagaggtacccagcatcagcaaaaccttccaaaacacttatatcattttaggatggggagagggaacgcagtccaccatgtgtggcgtccctggcacttgatgggtccaaatccatcttctctctgaagggatagaacaagcccatatcgatcgtatcacttaggtatcgaaagatatctttaacaccagtccaatgacgtcgtgtaggcgcagagctatatctagctagcaagttcacagcgaatgagatatccggtcttgtgcattgtgctaagtacaataatgcgcctattgcacttaggtagggcacttctgcctctagcacttcttcatcgtcatcttttggacgaaattgatctttctttggatcaagactacggacgaccattggggtgcttgaaggcttaatcttatcagtgttgaaacgcctaagcatcttttgggtataagctgattgatgaatcaggataccatctctacggtgctcaagttctaaaccgaggcaaaaccgtgttttcccaagatctttcatctcaaactcggatttcaagtgttcagcggtttcccttaactctttaagggtgccaattatgttcatgtcatcgacataaaccgctactattgcaaatccggaacttgtcccttttatgaacacacatgggcatagttcattgttgacatatccctttccaatcaagtagtcacttagacggttataccacatccatccggattgtttcaatccatatagtgagcgtttcaatctaattgcaaacgcgctccgtggtttagagccacttgatttgggtaactgaattccgtctggaatcttcatgtatatctctgtatctagatccccatatagatacgcagtaaccacatccataagctgcatgttcagtttttcggaaaccaccaaactgataaggtagcggaacgttatgacgtccattacgggagaatatgtctcctcgtagtcgattccagggcgttgtgagaaaccttgcgccacaaggtgagctttgtaccttacaatctcatttttctcattacgctttctaacgaatacccatttgtgaccaactggtttggtgttgggcggtattggcacaactggtccgaatacctttcttttcgctagagaatcaagttctgcctggatcgcatctttccactttggccaatcggctctacgttgacattcatcaacggagcgtggttcgatgtcatcggtctcaataatctcacgcgccactgaatacgcgaagacatcatcaatgatgatggagtttctttcccacgtcccatgtacactagtgtaattaacagagatctctacgttctcagggataggttctgacaatgaggcgtcccccaaagatgtctcttggacataaccataatccggaacattatcatgggacggattttgagtatcgatgatcaaaagatttgtttgtgcctcgttCGCTCTCtatctagggcgagtatccttcgaaccaatcgatCTACCGCGCtttcttgcgggacctgcggccatagatgccacatcattgccatgttgggcaatggcgccatctcctggtgtcacaggagaggcgtgatgtccagtatttgggacatcgatccttgcaagcacgtttgcagcaggtatgtgtgatctcatcactttggGAACATcaaaaaacgcatcaggcagagtgtctgctacgttctggagctcgattattcttcgcacttcaagttcggactgtgcggtacggggatcgagatgagacatagtggggacagaccacgacaattcctgtcgttcctgttgaacatatgtgttcttatctccccctaacgatgggaagactgtctcatcaaagtgacaatcagcaaatctagcggtaaagagatcgcctgtcaagggttcaaggtagcaGACTATcgctggagattcatatccaacataaatgcccattcgtcgttgtggacccatcttagtacgctgtggcggcgtaataggcacacccaaagatgcgtaagtgcgagatatcaggctcgtatccagtcactagctgtaacgcagagtaagattgggtggcagtgggtcgtagacgaattagcgtcgttgcatgcaatattgcatatccccaagcagaaacagggagattggtgcgcataaccaatgtccgtgctatcatctgtagtcgtttgatagcggcttctgcgagaccattttgggtatgaacatggggaactggatgctctacatcaatccccagtgacatgcaatagtcatcgaatgtcttcgatgtaaactccccagcattatcaagtcgaattgacttaataggatggtcagggtagtgagcccgtagacggataatctgggctaggagtttagcataagcagcatttcgagtggacagtagcgcgacatgtgaccagcgtgtcgatgcatcaaccaataccataaagtatttaaaaggtccgcatggtggttgaattggtccacagataacCCCTTGGATCctctgtaagaa
Coding sequences:
- the LOC112170464 gene encoding polyol transporter 5, which translates into the protein MADRRAEENVVSGQPIQKTIADFDPAPKPKRNKFAFACAMLASMTSILLGYDIGVMSGAVIFIQDDLHVSDGQIEVLVGILNLYSLIGSAAAGRTSDWIGRRYTIVFAGAIFFAGALLMGFATNYSFLMFGRFVAGIGVGYALMIAPVYTAEVSPASSRGFLTSFPEVFINAGILLGYISNWAFSKLALNLGWRLMLGVGAIPSVFLALGVLAMPESPRWLVMQGRLGDAKRVLDRTSDSMEESKLRLADIKEAAGIPEHCNEDVVQVPKRSHGEDVWKELILRPTPAVRHILIAAVGIHFFQQASGIDAVVLYSPRIFKKAGIKSKTKLLLATIAVGSVKTVFILVATFLLDRIGRRPLLLTSVAGMIASLGCLGFSLTIIEHSDEKIMWAIVLSISMVLFYVAFFSIGMGPITWVYSSEIFPLKLRAQGCSIGVAVNRVVSGVLSMTFLSLYKAITIGGAFFLFAGIATVGWVFFYTMLPETRGRTLEDMEVLFGKFHKWKEANALLKNKRANPNSNENNTGNGGQVQLGTKGQD